The sequence ACCGTACGATTTGCTATATCGCCGTGCAGGAGAGTGAATATGAGCAATTCCGCAGCTAATGCCGGGGAAGGGGGGTGCTATATTGCTCCTCAGCCACTGATGGATTCTCCACATCCTCTAACCGCTCCAGCAGAATCTCCAGTTGCTTCTTCATATCTACTCTAACTTTATCCTATAACACCTGTGTCTATATCTATCAACCCTATATTCTACACATTTTAAAATATTTAATGCGGAATATATGATATACGAACCGAAAGTGTAATTATTTTTAAAAAACCTTAAGGCAATTTCCACCCGCTGAAATGAGATTTTCTTTTAATATTATTATACTTGTCCGGATAGTGTTTCAATCTCAATCATACTTTTTATAGTACATAGAGTATAGAAGATTATTTCTTTGGTAAAGCTTTCTTTTTGAAAGAAAGATTTTTTTATAATGATGAATTCACCTATTTTAATATGAGGATGAGCGTTTAACTTTAATGGTATGAGATGATGGAATAATGGAATGATAAGAAGAGAAGAGATAGAACACATAGCGTGGTTGGCACGAATAGAACTGAGAGAAGAAGAGAAGGAACTATTTGAGAGTCAATTGAGTTCTATACTGGACTATTTCGCGGTGCTCGATGAGCTCGACACCCGGGATGTGGAACCCACGTATCATGTGACGGGGATAAGGGATGCAGTGAGGGAAGACGAGCCGAAAGAGGCTTTCAGTCAGGTAGATGCGCTTCGAAATGCCCCTAAGACCGAGGGGGGCTATTTCAAGAGTCCGCGGATATTCTGATAGTATAAAAGATGGCAAAGCGGATAATGGTCCAGGGTACAGGCTCAGGAGTGGGCAAAAGTATAATTGTTGCTGCCTTCTGTCGCATATTCACTCAGGATGGGTTCAGTGTTGCACCATTCAAATCGCAGAATATGGCTCTTAACTCGTATGTCACGCGAGACGGTCTTGAAATAGGTAGAGCACAGGCATTTCAGGCATTTGCCGCGCGAAAAGAGCCGTCAGTGGAGATGAACCCGATATTATTGAAGCCTACAAGCGATACAGGCGCTCAGGTCATCGTGCGTGGTAAGCCAATAGGTAATATGACAGCAATGGAATATCACGAGTACAAGCCCAAAGCACTGAACCTCATAAAAGAGTGCTTCGCAAAGCTCGACTCCGAGAACGATATCGTGGTGATAGAAGGTGCAGGTAGTCCTGCGGAGGTGAACCTCCGTGCAAACGATATTGTGAACATGAGTATAGCGAAGCTCCTGAATGCACCTGTGATACTCGTAGGAGATATAGATAGAGGAGGGGTCTTTGCATGGCTCATTGGTACACTGGAATTACTCGAACCAGAGGAGCGGGAATTGGTGAAGGGCATGCTGATAAACAAGTTCCGTGGCGACCTGGAGATACTGCGTCCCGGGCTGGAGTTCCTTGAGCACAGGGTTAATAAGCCCGTGATTGGTGTCATTCCCTATTTCAATGATATAAAGATACAGGAAGAGGACTCGCTATCGGTGGAGAGAAGAAGGGAGGCGGATGCCAGAGGGATAAGGATAGAGGTCATTTATCTGCCACATATATCCAATTTCACCGATTTCGATGCTCTGGAAGCTGAGACAGATGTCTCACTACGCTATGTTGGTAAGGGTGATGCGATAAAAGAGCCAGATGTGATTATTATCCCGGGTTCTAAGAGTACTATCAGCGACATGCTGTACCTTATGCAGAGTGGATATGCCACGCAGATACGGAGGTATGCGATGAATGGTGAGTGTGTTGTACTCGGTATCTGCGGTGGCTACCAGATGCTATGCAATACCATTATAGACCCGGAAGGTGTGGAATCGATAGAGAGAGAGACCGCAGGACTTGGATTGCTACCTGCGAAGACTGTCTTCGAGCGCCATAAGTTGACGAATCAGGTACGGGCGATTGTGAATCTGGACTTCTACAAGGGAGAGATTGAAGGTTATGAGATACACATGGGCAGGACTTATTTTGATACTGATGGTGGTGGCAGTAATGGCGCTATAAGAAGTGCATTTACAGTAATTGAACGTTCTGGAAGGGAGGTTATGGATGAAGGAGGTGGTGCTGTCTACGGTAATGTCATCGGGACTTATATACATGGCTTATTTGATAATGATGAGTTCAGACAGGCTTTTCTGAACTATATAAGAACGAGGAAAGGACTGACTCCTTTAAAAAGCAGTGAGATTAATTGGGATAAGGAGTACAATAAACTGGCAGGGCTGGTGCGAAGTAATATAGATATGGAGAAGATATATGAGATTATCAGATGATATAGAGGTCTTCTCATTCGATGTTGATGGTACACTGGTGAGCAAGCGATTTACAGACGCTGTGTGGTTACGCGGGATACCGGAGTTGTATGCGAAGAAGGAAGGTCTGAGCTTTGAAGATGCCTGCAAGATAGTAAAGAGCGAGTATGAGAAGGTGGGCGAGGAGAATATCAGGTGGTATAGGATAGATTACTGGCTGCATAAGTTCGGGTTAGAGATAACCGCTGAGGAATTGTTCATGCGATACAGAAACGAGGTGCACATATATGAAGAAG comes from Methanophagales archaeon and encodes:
- the gatC gene encoding Asp-tRNA(Asn)/Glu-tRNA(Gln) amidotransferase subunit GatC, whose translation is MIRREEIEHIAWLARIELREEEKELFESQLSSILDYFAVLDELDTRDVEPTYHVTGIRDAVREDEPKEAFSQVDALRNAPKTEGGYFKSPRIF
- a CDS encoding cobyric acid synthase, which encodes MAKRIMVQGTGSGVGKSIIVAAFCRIFTQDGFSVAPFKSQNMALNSYVTRDGLEIGRAQAFQAFAARKEPSVEMNPILLKPTSDTGAQVIVRGKPIGNMTAMEYHEYKPKALNLIKECFAKLDSENDIVVIEGAGSPAEVNLRANDIVNMSIAKLLNAPVILVGDIDRGGVFAWLIGTLELLEPEERELVKGMLINKFRGDLEILRPGLEFLEHRVNKPVIGVIPYFNDIKIQEEDSLSVERRREADARGIRIEVIYLPHISNFTDFDALEAETDVSLRYVGKGDAIKEPDVIIIPGSKSTISDMLYLMQSGYATQIRRYAMNGECVVLGICGGYQMLCNTIIDPEGVESIERETAGLGLLPAKTVFERHKLTNQVRAIVNLDFYKGEIEGYEIHMGRTYFDTDGGGSNGAIRSAFTVIERSGREVMDEGGGAVYGNVIGTYIHGLFDNDEFRQAFLNYIRTRKGLTPLKSSEINWDKEYNKLAGLVRSNIDMEKIYEIIR